In Apium graveolens cultivar Ventura unplaced genomic scaffold, ASM990537v1 ctg8575, whole genome shotgun sequence, a single window of DNA contains:
- the LOC141705127 gene encoding polygalacturonase inhibitor-like: protein MTSKFCFYHQKKIKEMLVLVFLILLFSGDISSEPCHPDDLSSILAFKNSFSNGDILYTWSSDMDCCHLFECENNRVIDFSIFKLGLSGSIKPDAFAGLTYLKRLMLHKLPFLVGEISRSIENLTRLTYLDISWTNVTGFIPNNLSKLKDLQSLDFSFDRLHGSVPASLPLLPSIFAIILSRNQLTGSLPETYGHFPTILNPPVLILSHNKLSGKLPMSLVNTNFSQIDLSRNIFSGDASMLFGEHKGFQLIDISRNNFEFDFSNVGLTEALVTLDISHNKIHGNIPSKITEAFALQQLNMSYNRLCGEIPKGWKLKYRQDGFDDSSFIHNRCLCGAPLDPCKP from the coding sequence ATGACATCCAAATTCTGCTTTTATCATCAAAAGAAGATCAAAGAAATGTTAGTCCTAGTGTTCTTAATCCTATTGTTCTCTGGAGATATTTCATCCGAGCCTTGCCACCCTGATGACTTATCGTCCATCTTAGCTTTCAAAAACAGCTTCTCCAATGGAGATATCTTGTATACCTGGTCGTCCGATATGGATTGTTGTCACCTATTCGAATGTGAAAATAATCGTGTCATTGATTTTTCTATATTTAAATTAGGTCTATCGGGTTCAATAAAACCGGATGCTTTTGCTGGTCTTACATATCTAAAGAGGCTGATGCTTCACAAACTGCCATTTCTTGTTGGTGAAATTTCTCGGTCAATCGAAAATTTGACACGCCTAACATACTTGGATATAAGTTGGACCAATGTTACCGGATTTATACCAAATAATCTCTCGAAGCTCAAAGATTTACAGTCACTCGATTTCTCCTTCGATAGACTTCATGGCTCAGTTCCAGCTTCACTTCCTTTACTACCAAGTATTTTTGCAATCATCCTCAGTCGAAACCAACTTACTGGATCATTACCCGAGACCTATGGTCATTTTCCCACAATTTTGAACCCGCCAGTTCTCATACTATCTCATAACAAGCTTTCAGGTAAACTACCTATGTCTTTAGTTAATACAAATTTCTCCCAAATTGATCTCTCCAGAAATATTTTCTCTGGAGATGCATCAATGCTTTTTGGTGAACATAAAGGTTTTCAACTTATTGACATATCTCGAAATAACTTTGAGTTTGATTTCTCAAACGTTGGTTTGACTGAAGCACTGGTAACATTGGATATATCTCACAACAAGATACATGGAAACATACCTTCAAAGATCACAGAAGCTTTCGCGTTGCAACAGTTGAACATGAGTTATAATAGATTGTGTGGGGAGATACCAAAAGGATGGAAACTAAAGTATCGTCAAGATGGATTTGATGATTCATCATTTATTCATAATCGTTGCTTGTGTGGAGCTCCACTAGATCCCTGTAAACCTTAG